From Anopheles arabiensis isolate DONGOLA chromosome 3, AaraD3, whole genome shotgun sequence, a single genomic window includes:
- the LOC120903878 gene encoding uncharacterized protein LOC120903878 has translation MHYNMIIGASAVLLLLGMPCANGLPLWDYLTGINTSDDSSATAGLIEPREDNAKSLVRYDTMVPVLQVILTPIGRMVWPRVEQWFSGLFGAYLDSANRAIDTLSQYATENISFQTGDVYYTKNDMIDGHGHQSLIVTLPSGRTITVLTFKSKSKFNILDEFPQLSEAQNEVRELN, from the exons ATG CATTATAACATGATTATTGGTGCCAGCGCTGTGTTGCTGCTATTAGGCATGCCTTGTGCTAACGGACTCCCATTGTGGGATTATTTAACCGGAATAAACACTAGCGATGATAGTTCAGCAACGGCAGGGCTGATCGAACCCCGGGAGGATAATGCAAAATCTTTGGTACGGTACGACACTATGGTTCCCGTTCTACAGGTCATACTGACACCTATCGGCCGGATGGTGTGGCCCCGCGTTGAGCAATGGTTCTCTGGACTGTTCGGAGCGTATCTGGATAGTGCAAATAGAGCCATTGACACACTCTCGCAATACGCAACGGAAAATATATCCTTCCAGACAGG CGATGTGTATTACACGAAGAACGACATGATTGATGGACACGGACACCAGTCTTTGATTGTTACGCTACCATCAGGAAGAACCATAACTGTGCTGACTTTCAAATCCAAAAGTAAATTCAATATATTGGATGAGTTTCCACAGCTATCCGAGGCACAAAACGAGGTTAGAGAGTTGAACTGA